The following are from one region of the Bacillota bacterium genome:
- a CDS encoding ferrous iron transporter B, whose protein sequence is MGGRYDPDLEAAIGELEGLLKRDYGLGRRGVALLLLQGDEEALEWVSQEEEPEKIAAVVDRVRDASPEPVEYRVAMARKALADRIVLQAVSTHASREARDLVGRACENPLTGIPILGLILYFGLYRFVGGFGAGTVVNYIEEEVFEGFLNPFFTDLFQRVIPWPALADLLVGEFGIFTMGLRYSVAIILPVVAAFFLVLAVIEDSGYMPRMALLVDRVFRVVGLNGRAVIPMTLGFGCDTMATVVSRTLETRRERIIATLLLALAIPCSAQLGVILGVLSGYPTAVTTWALAVLGVFILVGYLAAQVLPGERPVFYMELPPMRVPLIRNLFWKTWARVYWYFLEVIPFFILASVLLWLGDITGVFGGVISGLEPVVALLGLPAEASEVFIMGFFRRDYGAAGLYDMGKAGFLSGRQLTVSAITLTLFVPCVAQMAIMFKERGARVALALTTFIFVFAFVAGWAFNTIFEFLGVTF, encoded by the coding sequence ATGGGTGGGCGGTATGACCCAGACCTGGAAGCAGCGATAGGGGAACTGGAGGGGCTCCTGAAAAGGGACTATGGCCTTGGCCGCAGGGGCGTAGCCCTGCTTCTCCTGCAGGGGGACGAGGAGGCCCTGGAATGGGTGTCCCAGGAGGAAGAGCCTGAGAAGATCGCGGCCGTGGTGGACCGGGTGAGGGACGCATCTCCAGAGCCCGTTGAGTACCGTGTGGCCATGGCGCGAAAGGCCCTGGCCGACCGCATCGTGCTCCAGGCGGTATCCACCCATGCCTCCAGGGAGGCCAGGGACCTGGTAGGAAGGGCTTGTGAGAACCCCCTCACGGGTATCCCCATCCTCGGCCTCATACTCTACTTTGGCCTGTACAGGTTCGTGGGGGGCTTCGGCGCCGGCACGGTGGTGAACTACATCGAGGAGGAGGTGTTTGAGGGTTTCCTAAACCCCTTCTTCACTGATCTCTTCCAGCGCGTCATTCCCTGGCCAGCCCTGGCAGACCTCCTGGTTGGCGAGTTTGGTATCTTCACCATGGGCCTAAGGTACAGCGTGGCCATCATCCTTCCAGTTGTGGCCGCCTTCTTCCTGGTCCTGGCTGTAATCGAGGACAGCGGTTACATGCCCAGGATGGCCCTGCTGGTGGACAGGGTCTTCAGGGTTGTGGGGCTAAACGGAAGGGCAGTAATCCCTATGACGCTAGGCTTCGGTTGTGACACCATGGCTACCGTGGTGAGCAGGACCCTGGAGACCCGGAGGGAGAGGATAATAGCCACGCTTCTCCTGGCCCTTGCCATACCATGCTCCGCCCAGCTCGGGGTCATACTGGGGGTCCTGTCTGGCTACCCCACAGCAGTGACCACGTGGGCCCTGGCGGTGCTGGGGGTGTTCATTCTCGTGGGCTACCTGGCGGCCCAGGTGCTGCCGGGTGAGCGCCCGGTGTTCTACATGGAGCTCCCGCCGATGCGGGTGCCGCTCATCAGGAACCTCTTCTGGAAGACCTGGGCCCGGGTGTACTGGTACTTCCTTGAGGTCATCCCGTTCTTCATCCTGGCTAGCGTGCTGCTGTGGCTGGGGGACATCACCGGGGTCTTTGGCGGGGTCATCAGCGGGCTGGAACCGGTAGTGGCGCTCCTCGGGCTCCCTGCCGAGGCCAGCGAGGTGTTCATCATGGGGTTCTTCCGCCGGGACTACGGGGCCGCGGGGCTTTACGATATGGGAAAGGCAGGGTTCCTCTCAGGCAGGCAGCTCACTGTGTCCGCCATAACCCTGACGCTGTTCGTGCCCTGCGTGGCCCAGATGGCCATCATGTTCAAGGAACGCGGTGCCAGGGTTGCCCTGGCTCTGACTACCTTCATATTCGTCTTCGCCTTCGTGGCAGGGTGGGCATTCAACACCATCTTCGAGTTCCTGGGGGTGACGTTCTGA
- a CDS encoding FeoA family protein: MRCGMCGLTFPGGERTGCRGCPVAVVCGKVKCPSCGYENPASPRGRGEVRLSDLGPGSSGVVSRLDFGNKGLRKMLALGLLPGTRLSVRRRSPCCVLRAGNTELALDREVAQGIHVYLDEDLPEGQEVTVAHTD; this comes from the coding sequence ATGAGGTGCGGCATGTGCGGTCTAACATTCCCTGGCGGGGAGAGGACGGGCTGCCGCGGGTGCCCCGTAGCGGTGGTGTGTGGGAAGGTAAAGTGCCCGAGCTGCGGCTATGAGAACCCAGCCTCCCCCCGGGGCCGGGGCGAGGTAAGACTCTCTGACCTCGGCCCCGGGTCAAGCGGGGTGGTGTCCCGGCTGGACTTCGGCAACAAGGGCCTCAGGAAGATGCTGGCCCTTGGGCTCCTGCCTGGCACGCGCCTTTCAGTAAGGAGGCGCTCCCCCTGCTGTGTGCTACGGGCTGGCAACACAGAGCTGGCACTGGACAGGGAGGTGGCTCAGGGGATTCACGTCTACCTCGACGAGGACTTGCCAGAGGGCCAGGAGGTCACCGTGGCCCACACTGACTGA
- a CDS encoding DNA methyltransferase has protein sequence MDLTNEWKGREIGDHPFHSMCSYMAMFPPGIPRYFVEHLTDPGDVVLDPFSGRGTTPLEACLQGRVGVGNDLNPMAHVLTKAKVDPPGLEDTLRRVSQLEDLYPQPPQEPLEEYRRLEKEWEKDPRQETRQRMLDASRFLRGAYSGDTTLKLPYYQDEGYYHASGPSGYTREHHHPIWIFFHPETLRQLAYLKGALGHSREDCFIRAVTLGIMHGHRRPYLSLPMPNTFSMSPRYVLKYCEERHLVLPLRDVFQCLRQRLERLFEGPPLAARGYSVQGDARRLGENLDATLNSLGRSVRLVVTSPPYLKVIKYGLYNWIRLWFLDDTTSESNRRLDQMVDSLLDDGHRLEDYLIFMRETMESVRRVLAKGGMAAFVIGDVEKAGSRIVLAEHVWEECARPAGFEKACTIVDSVSDGRKVTKIWGSTRGRATRVDRVLVLRNPVTG, from the coding sequence ATGGACCTTACCAACGAGTGGAAGGGAAGGGAAATTGGCGATCATCCCTTCCACTCCATGTGTAGTTACATGGCGATGTTTCCCCCGGGCATCCCCCGGTACTTCGTGGAACATCTCACGGACCCGGGGGATGTCGTGCTAGATCCCTTCTCCGGGCGGGGTACGACACCCCTGGAGGCCTGCCTCCAGGGCAGGGTTGGCGTGGGAAACGACCTTAACCCCATGGCCCATGTGCTCACCAAGGCCAAGGTAGATCCTCCTGGGCTTGAGGATACGCTGCGCCGGGTTTCCCAACTGGAGGACCTGTACCCGCAGCCGCCCCAGGAGCCGCTGGAGGAATACAGGCGCCTGGAAAAGGAGTGGGAGAAAGACCCCCGCCAGGAGACCAGGCAGCGCATGCTGGATGCCTCTAGGTTCCTCCGGGGGGCCTACTCTGGTGACACCACACTCAAGTTGCCCTACTACCAGGATGAGGGATACTACCACGCCTCCGGGCCTTCCGGTTATACCAGGGAGCACCACCATCCCATCTGGATCTTCTTCCACCCCGAGACCCTGAGGCAGCTGGCATACCTTAAGGGCGCCCTTGGGCACTCCCGGGAGGACTGCTTCATAAGGGCGGTGACCCTGGGAATAATGCATGGGCACAGGAGGCCCTACCTGAGCCTTCCCATGCCCAACACCTTCAGCATGAGCCCGCGCTATGTGCTGAAGTACTGCGAGGAACGGCATCTTGTGCTTCCCCTTAGGGATGTGTTCCAGTGTCTCAGGCAGCGGCTCGAGCGGCTCTTTGAGGGACCTCCCCTGGCTGCTCGGGGCTATTCCGTCCAGGGTGACGCCAGGAGGCTAGGGGAAAACCTCGATGCCACCCTCAACTCCCTGGGCCGGAGTGTGAGACTTGTCGTGACTTCACCCCCCTACCTGAAGGTGATAAAGTATGGGCTGTATAACTGGATAAGGTTATGGTTTCTGGATGACACTACCAGTGAGAGTAACCGCCGGCTGGACCAGATGGTGGACAGTCTCCTGGATGACGGGCACAGGCTGGAGGACTACCTGATATTCATGAGGGAGACCATGGAGTCGGTCCGGAGGGTGCTGGCCAAGGGAGGCATGGCTGCCTTTGTCATAGGTGACGTGGAGAAGGCGGGGAGCAGGATAGTGCTGGCAGAGCACGTGTGGGAGGAGTGCGCCAGGCCTGCGGGCTTTGAGAAGGCTTGTACCATAGTGGATTCGGTGAGCGACGGCAGGAAGGTGACGAAGATCTGGGGGAGCACAAGGGGGCGGGCAACCAGGGTGGACAGGGTGCTGGTATTGAGAAACCCGGTCACAGGCTGA
- a CDS encoding DUF1657 domain-containing protein, which yields MTVHSKLKQCLNSIESARTSLEGFAQDTQDPQAKQMFTQCASKMFDASEQIRNRLRFIEEEEPQFRSEQ from the coding sequence TTGACGGTCCACTCTAAGCTAAAGCAATGCCTCAACAGCATAGAAAGTGCTAGGACCAGCCTGGAGGGTTTCGCCCAGGATACACAGGACCCCCAGGCCAAGCAGATGTTCACGCAGTGTGCCAGCAAGATGTTTGACGCCTCCGAGCAAATCCGGAACAGGCTCAGGTTCATCGAGGAAGAGGAGCCACAGTTCAGAAGTGAGCAGTAA
- a CDS encoding ATP-dependent RecD-like DNA helicase, with product MPGIFRHGRLEEGWFSMAIVEGTLERITFKNEDSCYLVARFKVRERQDVITVVGTLPGVSVGEELRLEGEWVRHKSYGWQLKVERLERLAPPSKKGIERYLGSGFIKGLGPRTAQRLVEEFGQDALRVVQEEPGRVAALKGIGPKRAQCFQQDTLERKAIEGTMVLLQEHDISPALAMRIFRKYREKAADMVREDPYRLADEVTGIGFRTADRIAQSLGIGPEAPSRLSAALLYVLSEASQEGHVYLPRESLLETAAGVTQALPEGLQAALAALEARGRVVLEPGDPNPVYLSASYRAETGVASALKRLREARATSLEGWAEDIVHVQSQLDLDLHESQVRALGAVAGANVTVLTGGPGTGKTTVLRALVALLARRRMPVALAAPTGRAAKRLSEVTGEGAKTIHRLLEYRVSPVEGGRFLRNEESRLEAEAVIVDEASMVDVLLAHSLVKAIRPGARLVLVGDADQLPSVGAGNFLRDVMASGAFPVIALSHIFRQASESMIVMNAHRVNAGEFPRLNAPGKDFFFVEEDDPDALGDVIVDLCARRVPAFGKWHPVRDVQVLAPMRRGAAGVEELNRRLQERLNPAARGKPEMRLGASILRLGDKVMQVCNNYEKDVFNGDSGVVAAIDTGQGRVTVAYPDRRVTYDRAEIDELVVSYAISVHKSQGSEYPVVIVPVTTQHYMMLQRNLLYTALTRARSLVVLAGTKKALAIAVRNNRVEERNTLLRERLQGPETPTRTKPV from the coding sequence ATGCCCGGCATTTTCCGTCACGGCCGCCTCGAGGAAGGGTGGTTTTCCATGGCTATTGTCGAGGGGACTCTGGAAAGAATTACCTTTAAGAACGAGGATTCCTGCTACTTGGTGGCCCGCTTCAAGGTACGGGAACGCCAGGACGTCATCACCGTTGTAGGCACCCTGCCCGGGGTGTCCGTGGGGGAAGAACTCCGCCTCGAGGGGGAGTGGGTGAGGCACAAGTCCTATGGCTGGCAGCTCAAGGTGGAGCGTCTGGAGCGGCTGGCCCCGCCCTCCAAGAAGGGGATCGAGCGCTACCTGGGCTCCGGCTTCATAAAGGGCCTCGGGCCGCGCACTGCCCAGAGACTGGTGGAGGAGTTCGGCCAGGATGCCCTCAGGGTGGTGCAAGAGGAACCCGGCAGGGTGGCGGCCTTGAAGGGCATCGGACCCAAGAGGGCCCAGTGCTTCCAGCAGGATACCCTGGAACGCAAGGCCATAGAGGGCACCATGGTGTTGCTGCAGGAGCACGACATTAGCCCGGCCCTAGCCATGAGGATATTCCGGAAGTACCGGGAAAAGGCTGCTGACATGGTGAGGGAGGACCCTTACCGCCTCGCCGATGAGGTTACCGGGATTGGCTTCAGGACTGCCGACCGGATAGCGCAGAGCCTGGGAATAGGCCCGGAGGCGCCCTCCCGCCTGTCTGCGGCGCTCCTTTACGTGTTAAGCGAGGCCTCCCAGGAGGGCCACGTATACCTTCCCAGGGAGTCCCTCCTGGAGACAGCGGCAGGGGTCACCCAGGCGCTGCCGGAGGGCCTCCAGGCGGCCCTGGCGGCACTCGAGGCCAGGGGCCGGGTGGTCCTGGAGCCGGGGGATCCCAACCCTGTATACCTTTCCGCCTCCTACAGGGCGGAGACAGGGGTGGCATCGGCACTGAAAAGGCTCAGGGAGGCCAGGGCCACAAGCCTGGAGGGATGGGCGGAAGACATAGTTCATGTGCAGTCCCAGCTGGACCTGGATCTCCACGAGAGCCAGGTGAGAGCACTGGGGGCTGTGGCCGGGGCAAATGTGACTGTGCTGACCGGCGGCCCTGGCACCGGCAAGACAACGGTGCTCAGGGCGCTGGTGGCACTGCTTGCCCGCCGGCGCATGCCCGTGGCTCTGGCCGCGCCCACAGGCAGGGCGGCGAAACGCCTCTCCGAGGTCACGGGCGAGGGGGCCAAGACCATCCACAGGCTCCTGGAGTACCGTGTGTCCCCGGTGGAGGGGGGGCGCTTCTTAAGGAACGAGGAAAGCCGCCTGGAGGCGGAGGCTGTGATAGTGGACGAGGCCTCCATGGTGGACGTGCTCCTGGCCCACAGCCTGGTGAAGGCCATAAGGCCTGGAGCCAGGCTGGTGCTGGTGGGGGACGCAGACCAGCTCCCCTCCGTGGGTGCCGGCAACTTCCTCAGGGATGTCATGGCATCGGGCGCGTTCCCTGTGATTGCCTTGTCCCATATCTTCCGGCAGGCATCGGAGAGCATGATCGTGATGAACGCCCACAGGGTGAACGCGGGGGAGTTTCCCCGCCTTAATGCCCCGGGGAAGGACTTCTTCTTCGTTGAGGAGGACGACCCCGACGCCCTGGGGGATGTCATCGTGGACCTGTGCGCGCGGAGGGTCCCAGCGTTCGGGAAGTGGCACCCTGTCAGGGACGTGCAGGTTCTCGCGCCCATGAGGCGGGGCGCTGCCGGTGTTGAGGAGCTCAACAGGCGACTTCAGGAGCGATTGAACCCAGCTGCCCGTGGAAAGCCCGAGATGCGCCTGGGTGCCTCAATACTGAGGCTGGGGGACAAGGTCATGCAGGTATGTAACAACTACGAGAAGGATGTGTTCAACGGCGACAGCGGGGTGGTGGCGGCCATTGACACCGGCCAAGGCCGGGTAACCGTGGCCTACCCGGACCGCAGGGTCACCTATGACCGGGCCGAGATCGATGAGCTGGTGGTATCCTACGCCATATCCGTCCACAAGAGCCAGGGGAGCGAATACCCCGTAGTGATAGTGCCCGTGACCACCCAGCACTACATGATGCTCCAGCGAAACCTCCTTTACACGGCGCTCACCCGGGCGAGGAGCCTGGTGGTCCTGGCGGGTACCAAGAAGGCCCTGGCCATAGCAGTGAGGAACAACCGTGTAGAGGAGCGTAACACCCTCCTCCGGGAGAGGCTACAGGGCCCGGAGACGCCTACCCGAACCAAGCCTGTGTGA
- a CDS encoding S-layer homology domain-containing protein yields MKRIAPLFMVFILLLSSPVAASPQRGHWADPSVEFVAALGALPPGGFRDLNSALNPVEWNAIVSRVLGLVPESDGMKGSLRHSVAQWTMGLETTTSSVVSRGQAFGGLMRVFGLYGVVDTESVTEGDERVFTDWQDISPEYRGLLAQATRDGLITGYPDGRFLPGRMVTVAEGLVFLHRALERYGFMEAVRVPRIAGASARESADDGITLVIYTDRTWYRQDEKVAVVAGAENKGDTSVAYTKWRVGDPAIYVWAEVGTSRVFLEEEGLSPLRLPAVTFERLPASSALIQRLVWDLSSTPGIKPGVYALQASFYPLRSSENPANPDIIRVRLEVEVRAPERPKP; encoded by the coding sequence GTGAAGAGAATCGCTCCTCTGTTTATGGTGTTTATTCTGCTCCTGTCAAGCCCAGTGGCAGCTTCCCCCCAGAGAGGCCACTGGGCCGACCCCTCCGTGGAGTTCGTTGCCGCCTTGGGAGCGCTGCCGCCTGGGGGATTCCGGGACCTCAACAGCGCCTTGAACCCTGTTGAGTGGAACGCAATAGTCTCAAGGGTGCTGGGCCTGGTTCCCGAGAGCGACGGTATGAAGGGGAGCCTGAGGCACTCCGTTGCCCAGTGGACAATGGGCCTAGAGACCACTACCAGTAGTGTGGTTTCCCGGGGGCAGGCCTTCGGAGGCTTGATGAGGGTATTCGGCCTCTACGGAGTCGTGGATACGGAGTCTGTGACCGAGGGTGATGAGAGGGTCTTCACTGACTGGCAAGACATCTCCCCGGAGTATCGCGGGCTCCTAGCCCAGGCCACCAGGGACGGTCTGATAACAGGCTATCCTGACGGGCGGTTCCTGCCCGGGAGGATGGTGACGGTGGCAGAGGGGCTGGTCTTCCTTCACAGGGCCCTGGAACGGTACGGGTTCATGGAGGCGGTCAGGGTGCCCAGGATCGCCGGGGCCTCCGCCCGGGAGTCCGCAGATGACGGCATCACCCTGGTCATCTACACCGACAGGACCTGGTACCGCCAGGACGAGAAGGTGGCGGTGGTTGCCGGGGCCGAGAACAAGGGGGACACCAGCGTTGCCTACACCAAGTGGAGGGTGGGGGACCCTGCCATCTACGTTTGGGCTGAGGTGGGCACGTCCCGGGTCTTCCTGGAGGAGGAGGGGCTTTCCCCGCTCCGCCTGCCCGCGGTCACATTTGAGAGGCTCCCCGCTAGTTCTGCCCTGATCCAGCGCCTGGTGTGGGACCTATCATCAACGCCCGGCATCAAACCGGGCGTCTACGCACTGCAGGCCTCATTCTACCCTCTCAGGTCTTCCGAGAACCCAGCCAACCCTGACATCATCAGGGTCAGGCTGGAAGTGGAGGTAAGGGCTCCTGAGAGGCCCAAGCCCTGA
- the ade gene encoding adenine deaminase: protein MASPVSPEALLRLERFIDVSRGSAPADLLLVNTVMVNVFSGETERTNIAIVDGMVAGTGPQYREAREVWDLCGLYSIPGLIDAHVHIESSMVSVDQYARAVIPRGTTAIVADPHEIANVLGSAGIRYILDSSENLPLDVFVLVPSAVPATHLETAGASIGPSEVQNLLSLPRVLGLAELMNFPGVLMKDPAVLQKVLLARGAGKTVDGHAPLLSGMELNAYLGVGVATDHECTQLDEAQEKLRAGASIIIREGSAARNLEGLLPLITHGNYHRVMLGTDDRHPEDLLQDGHMDHVLRRAVSLGLDPLRAIQLSTFNTARHYGLGRRGAIAPGYAADIAIVSDLAAFEVKKVLKNGVAVAEGGELLEAPRALPPPVSSTLRLKDFSPERLAIPHRGGEVRVIQALPGQIITGQSRVTPLARNGLILADPARDILKLAVVERHRGTGNVGTALVRGFGLKRGALASSYAHDSHNIIVVGCDDTGMATAVRALEEMGGGLAAVEGAEVKARLPLPIAGMLSDKGIAEVTGALRALHAVARDLGCTLPGPFGTLSFLALPVIPELKLTDKGLVDVGSFQLVGLEA from the coding sequence TTGGCTAGTCCTGTTTCTCCTGAGGCTCTCCTTCGCCTGGAGCGGTTTATCGATGTTTCCAGGGGTAGTGCCCCGGCTGACCTTCTGCTCGTGAACACCGTGATGGTGAATGTGTTCTCCGGGGAGACCGAGAGGACCAACATCGCCATTGTCGATGGAATGGTGGCCGGCACTGGACCGCAGTACCGGGAGGCCAGGGAGGTGTGGGACCTCTGCGGCCTCTACTCCATCCCGGGCTTAATTGACGCCCACGTCCACATCGAGAGCTCCATGGTGTCTGTGGACCAGTATGCCAGGGCTGTCATCCCAAGAGGAACCACAGCCATAGTAGCCGACCCCCACGAGATAGCCAACGTCCTGGGAAGTGCCGGCATTCGCTACATCCTGGACTCCAGCGAGAACCTTCCCCTTGATGTCTTCGTCTTGGTACCCTCGGCTGTCCCCGCCACCCACTTGGAGACAGCGGGGGCCTCCATAGGCCCCTCCGAGGTGCAGAACCTCCTGTCGCTCCCCCGGGTGCTGGGCCTAGCCGAGCTGATGAACTTCCCCGGGGTCCTCATGAAGGACCCTGCGGTGCTCCAGAAGGTGCTCCTGGCTCGTGGAGCGGGCAAGACTGTAGACGGGCACGCGCCCCTCCTGTCGGGGATGGAGCTCAACGCCTACCTGGGTGTGGGCGTAGCCACCGACCACGAGTGCACCCAGCTGGACGAGGCCCAGGAGAAGCTCCGGGCGGGGGCTAGCATCATCATCCGTGAGGGATCCGCTGCAAGAAACCTGGAGGGCCTCCTCCCCCTAATCACCCATGGCAACTACCACCGGGTCATGCTGGGGACTGACGACCGTCACCCCGAGGATCTCCTCCAGGACGGGCACATGGACCACGTGCTCAGGAGGGCTGTCTCCCTGGGTCTGGACCCTCTCAGGGCCATACAGTTGTCCACATTCAATACAGCCCGGCACTACGGGCTTGGGCGGCGGGGCGCCATAGCCCCTGGGTACGCGGCGGACATAGCCATAGTCAGTGACCTTGCTGCCTTCGAGGTCAAGAAGGTGCTCAAGAACGGTGTGGCGGTGGCGGAGGGAGGGGAACTCCTGGAAGCCCCGCGGGCCCTGCCGCCCCCCGTTTCCAGCACGCTGAGGCTCAAGGACTTCAGCCCGGAGAGGCTGGCCATCCCCCATCGAGGGGGTGAGGTCAGGGTGATCCAGGCCCTTCCGGGCCAGATCATCACAGGACAGTCCCGGGTTACGCCCCTGGCCAGGAATGGCCTGATCCTTGCGGATCCGGCCCGGGATATCCTGAAGCTCGCCGTGGTTGAGCGCCACAGGGGCACCGGCAACGTGGGCACCGCCCTGGTTAGGGGATTCGGGCTGAAGAGGGGCGCGCTGGCCTCCTCCTACGCCCATGACTCCCACAACATTATAGTAGTGGGCTGCGATGACACCGGCATGGCCACTGCCGTCAGGGCCCTGGAGGAAATGGGCGGCGGCCTTGCCGCGGTTGAGGGTGCCGAGGTGAAGGCGCGCCTCCCCCTGCCCATCGCGGGAATGCTCTCCGACAAGGGCATAGCCGAGGTCACCGGGGCGCTCAGGGCACTGCACGCCGTCGCCAGGGACCTGGGATGCACCCTTCCCGGGCCCTTCGGCACCCTGTCATTCCTTGCCCTGCCTGTGATACCCGAGCTGAAACTCACCGACAAGGGCCTGGTGGACGTGGGGAGTTTCCAGCTGGTGGGGCTAGAGGCGTGA
- a CDS encoding nitroreductase family protein, whose translation MDVIEAITKRRSVRSFQPRDIPGNVADKLLECAILAPSGGNRQPWFFYVVYDAPAKQRLVDAAYGQSFVAQAPLVIVVCADPARSGARYGVRGSSLYSIQDTAAAVQNMLLAATSMGYGTCWIGAFDEHKVAEVIACPEDLRPVAMVLVGYAAEEPKTPKRRGISEVAKTI comes from the coding sequence GTGGATGTAATAGAGGCCATCACTAAAAGGAGGAGTGTCCGGAGTTTCCAGCCCCGGGACATACCTGGGAATGTAGCGGACAAACTCCTAGAGTGCGCCATCCTGGCCCCGTCAGGGGGTAACAGGCAGCCCTGGTTCTTCTACGTGGTGTATGATGCTCCAGCCAAGCAAAGACTGGTGGACGCCGCTTACGGCCAGTCCTTCGTGGCCCAGGCCCCGCTGGTAATAGTGGTGTGCGCGGACCCCGCCCGCTCAGGGGCTCGCTACGGAGTGAGGGGCTCGTCCCTCTACTCCATACAGGATACGGCTGCAGCTGTCCAGAACATGCTGCTGGCCGCCACCTCCATGGGTTACGGCACCTGCTGGATCGGAGCCTTTGACGAGCATAAGGTGGCTGAGGTGATTGCCTGCCCTGAGGACCTTAGGCCTGTAGCCATGGTCCTGGTGGGATACGCCGCCGAGGAACCCAAGACCCCCAAGAGGAGGGGCATCTCCGAGGTGGCCAAGACCATCTGA
- a CDS encoding FAD-dependent oxidoreductase, with translation MAIAGAGVVGSTTAYYLSQRGLRVAVIERRAAAAGATGCAHGGISLQGKPRTVVDWAAEGLRLRGTGRVTWLRCRV, from the coding sequence GTGGCCATCGCGGGTGCTGGTGTCGTGGGTTCTACCACGGCATACTACCTTTCCCAGAGAGGGCTCAGGGTTGCGGTTATCGAACGAAGGGCAGCTGCTGCCGGGGCCACGGGTTGCGCCCATGGGGGCATTAGCCTCCAGGGAAAGCCTCGCACGGTGGTGGATTGGGCGGCAGAGGGGCTCAGGCTCAGAGGGACTGGCCGAGTAACTTGGCTGCGATGTAGAGTGTAA
- a CDS encoding FAD-dependent oxidoreductase, with product MSGAVCGDMVLPCDALVVCVGCWCRDLGGVFGGVPVSPRKGQVLVLENSHPVLERNVMGGGSSGCDGLSLEFIATQAKVSP from the coding sequence GTGTCCGGGGCTGTCTGCGGGGATATGGTCCTTCCCTGTGATGCGCTGGTGGTATGCGTGGGATGCTGGTGTAGAGATCTAGGCGGGGTCTTCGGGGGAGTGCCGGTTTCCCCTAGGAAGGGCCAGGTACTAGTCCTGGAGAACAGCCATCCCGTACTGGAGAGGAACGTGATGGGCGGTGGCTCCTCCGGTTGCGACGGGCTCTCCCTGGAGTTCATAGCCACCCAGGCTAAAGTGTCCCCTTGA